CTCCCTCACTGCACTGCAGAAGTTTgccagaaggagaaaaatggttGCATGTGTAGTTTTAAAATGATTCTGTTGCATTACAAGTGGTAATTCTGGAAGTGGGCCTGCATCGTAGGTAATGCAAATGAAAGCCAGGTTCTGATCTAACTTGTGTcttacagagagaaaagagaactgTCACTGAGCTGCCAGGCTTAGACTTGAACAGGGTCAGTCAAGAAATAATAGACAAATCCCTGGGGAAACACATTACACCCATCACCCTGAAATCCGCAATCAAAAGCAACCCACTGTTTAGTGATATCCATGTGGAGGATGActggcaggagaagaaaaagactcCTTCCTGGACCGTACAGGACTATGACAGACAGTCACTGCACTCTAACTTGGCCAGCCACATAAAGGTAATTTGCTGCTGTGCTACGTTTGAGCAAGTGAATTGCTGTGAGCTGTGTTGTGCATGCACAAACCACTGCGCAGCTCGCTTGGATGTTTAGGTGGGATTACAGAAGTAAATATAGAGGTATTTTCTGGTACAGGCATGACACTAGCATGAGTCTGATCAGGAAAGGAAGTCTACATATCTGGTCAGACTCCAGGAATTTAAATTTTACAGTACATGACCTCTGACTAGAAAAACTCTTAAAGCACAACACTGTACAACTCAGCTTCCCTGTTTACATAGGGAGGAGCTATAAATATGGCACTTAAATACTATATAGTCACTTTAATAACTGTTCATAGCAAATTCTGTTAtaaaatttcatatatttttctcaGCCTCATCCACACTATCCAGGATCCTGCCTCCCTGTGGGCTGGCACAAACCACTTCTAGGATTAGTGTtgtaggcttttttttctgctgtttcattttttgaaaagaGAGTCAGAGATGTGTTTATACAATGACATCTCTTCTTGAGAAGACAACATGGTTTGTTCTGGgtttttaaacacatttcaaTGGCTGGTGTCCTACTTTTGGTTCCTGGATGAAAagtgtggttttaattttccCCAGTGGAACATTTACAGCATCTGGAAAGTAGCACAACCTACATTCAAGTAGAAGTGTCTTGCATATGTGTTATGATGTCTTAAATTCATTAATCAGTATCTGATGATAGCCAAAATACTTCTGGGTATGTTCTAATGACTTTGTGTGTAAAAgagagaatttaattttctgattttttttctaggaaaatcCTAATGATCTAAAGTTCTGGATGGGGGATATTTATACTCCTGGGTATGATACCTTGttaaaaaagaaggagagagaaaaaaagcattccAAATATTGCCGAATCGTCCTGCTCATGGTACTAGCTGTTTGCATCCTAATTACTGTAATCACGCTCAGTGTTTTATTTACTTAGTACAGCCAAATGAtgatgaacttttttttcaataaatatttttattaaactattctcttctctggttttatttgaactccatttttttttggtcacaacCACAATTTATTTGACATCACTACTTCAAAATATTCCTGTACAGCATAAGGAATTGACCCTGAAAAGAGACAAATACTCTGAGCATGGCTGAATGTCACCTTACAggtataatttaaaaagaaaactatatGCTatattttttagtgccttcttTGGACTAGTGATTTAAGTCAATATGTGTGATATATTACATATAGTATGTACAGACAACCAGCTGACTATTTGTTCTAATAAACACCTACCATCCTCTTTGTCTTTTTATGATAGCTATTTTAGAATACCGAAAAGCATTATAAAGTATCACTCAAGATATCACAAAgaattataaaacaaaaattaacacATTACTTAGTGACTAAATGCATTGCTGCAATGATGCAGCACTTAGTAAACCCCAGCCtaaatgcataaatattttcttacactttttcagagaagaaaaccagaaaatagaTCCCTgagtttctattaaaaaaaattgcctgaGAACCCGTGACACAGTTTTTCCATCCCTATGTCATCTTCTTTCAACATATAGCATTCTGTCACCCCAAAAGATGGagtgacaatatttttttttggaaaaaaatttgcagAGTATTAGAGTATAAACTGGAATTAATTCaccttaaaaatattaaagttatATGACCAGGCTGTGAAAAAGGATCTTTGTAAATTAAGGAACAAAATGAAATGTTCAGAGCACACAGACAACTAAGATAATACACCTCAGAATAATTCACGAGAATGAAAacataggaaaataaaaaatgagtgaacagggagagaaaaacttcaagtaattatttcctttctgaaaagacACTCTGGGTGCTGCAGACCAGTTATATCTATGTATTTGGTATTTAAGGAGCTATGAATACTATTGAGATAGGGATTTCCCTTACTCAAGAGAAGATGCACAGAAGCTGGAAAGTTGAGGTTATACGAGGTCTGCTTCTTGTCCcacaaaaaaatgctttggatTAGTCAGGAATAGAACTAAGGTAGGAGGTTTGTATTGTCCCCTCTGAATTATAGAATGTGCCCTACTTACACCAGGTTTACAGCACTTTAATTCAAGATGAATTCATCTTCAGAAAAGTGTAtttcattccttccttctcaTCTAGTCCATGATTGATTCTTGTGTGTTCCGTAACTTCTTGGACCCTGATCTAGCTTGTACTATAACTAGTTTGAAGATTCAAGCTAAAAAAGCTTACTGTTTTAATCTGGTATGCAGACAACAGCAGAAGAGTAGCAGCATTTAAATACACATGCGTAAAATTAGTATCCCTGTTACAAAATTGGACATCGCTGTCAATTTACAAGGGAACTCAGTCTCCTGCCTTGCTGCAGTTTCAGCGCAGATTATTTCTTGTCTGAAAGATCAGACCCAGTCAGTTTATGAAAGTAAGAACTTGGGAGTATTTTACAAGACTAATAGCTGTCATTATGAAGTAACTACTCACATTAAACCAAGAATACTTGACTTCTTTCCAGCCCAAGTACATTTGCTTTAAGTGCATTGCATACAATACAGAGACGTACTTTTGTAAATTATTGAGGCCTGCAGGCGGGAAGCCTAAAAGCAAAGGGCTCCGTAATTTCCAGGAAAACAGCCAATAACGCGAGTTTTTCAGCTGCATTACTGTGTGAGGGCTTAGCTGAAAGCATAAAGCCGTTTCCTCCACAAGTCCACTACGGGCTCTTTCAGTCCTACTTCACTGCTGTCACCTAGCGGAGAgtcaaaaaagaggaaaaacgtGTCAGGAGATAAGACGCTggtttgaactttttttttttaaattaatttttttttttttatataatgtTCAGTTTCTGTTGGAGGTGGGGGAAGGGCTGCCGGGCTTTTGCGCTCCGCTGGCGCCGTGGCGATGCGGGCTCCTTTGGTGACCCCTCgcggcggagcgcggcgggcgGAGGCGGCTCCCGCGGGCTCCCGGGAAGGTGCGCGGCGTGcggagcggcggcagcgccggcaGGGCTCCTCCGTGCCCTGCGGGAGCGCCTGCCCGCCGGGAAGGAAGGGGCTCGCTGCTGCGGCCTTCAGAGAGCGCTCGCATGGGGAGAGCCCATTTTCTGTGTAAACGCGAGCTGTGCTCTTGGTACTGCGGAAATAAACAACACTTGAATACTTCGAGGGGAAAAAGACCAACCAGCGTCAACAGACTGAGAGATAAAGACTTTTCTTCAGGGGAGAGTGGTGGAGCCTCGGAATCCTTTGTGACGTGTGCTAAGTCTGAAAACAATAAATGAGACTACCCTTCCTTAACCATTTAATGCAGTATTACTTTACATGTCTTGTAGAAAAAGAGTTTAAAGTTTTGGTTAATAGAGATTGCTGTGTGTTGTTTCTTTTGTCgtgtgagatttttttcttttattgttttgggTAGTTTGGGGTTCTTTTAATTCATTAGTGACAGAGAATGAAGAAGACAAGTCATCACACAACATTCATAATAAACTCGCATCAGTATTGTTGGTTGGAGAACAGAATGTTTAGTGTATTccaaaagtactttaaaaactatgagaa
This genomic stretch from Corvus hawaiiensis isolate bCorHaw1 chromosome Z, bCorHaw1.pri.cur, whole genome shotgun sequence harbors:
- the MINAR2 gene encoding major intrinsically disordered NOTCH2-binding receptor 1-like yields the protein MDLSVLPNNNHPDKFLQLEVKSLEKNSAFLPASWAKFPEAALPGVQRWHNRIYLQREKRTVTELPGLDLNRVSQEIIDKSLGKHITPITLKSAIKSNPLFSDIHVEDDWQEKKKTPSWTVQDYDRQSLHSNLASHIKENPNDLKFWMGDIYTPGYDTLLKKKEREKKHSKYCRIVLLMVLAVCILITVITLSVLFT